A part of Mycolicibacterium sp. TUM20985 genomic DNA contains:
- a CDS encoding sensor domain-containing diguanylate cyclase → MRREAAEPNRHAEELLEAAFEHLYNAMVITDADFDGGPFIQRGNPAFCAMTGYPEDELIGKSPRILQGPDTDRRVIDDLSRKIRAGEFFEGSTVNYRKDGSAYVVQWNISPVSGVDGSIVSYVSIQQDITARFAAERERSLLAEALNAATDPVIVTDKDFVIVFANSAFGRELGRPVKDLLGRSAFELRPRTADGWAEPHIRRVLRQGNPYHGVVSFELATGQRLHVDLSISSLIGHHDPNGHYVAIAPNITHMVEQQMALQEMADIDALTGLLNRRSGQVALDIEIQQAAESNAPVSVALGDIDHFKRINDHLGHAVGDDVLQSVAATLRRGMRSSDTAIRWGGEEFLILLPNTPLEDALPLADRVRTSVESSPRMASHPVTISFGVGQWRPGESIAAFVGRIDAAMYSAKSGGRNQVVSSP, encoded by the coding sequence ATGAGACGGGAAGCCGCGGAGCCGAATCGCCATGCAGAAGAGTTGCTCGAGGCTGCCTTCGAGCATCTTTACAATGCGATGGTCATTACCGACGCCGACTTCGACGGCGGGCCCTTCATCCAGCGGGGCAACCCGGCCTTCTGCGCGATGACGGGGTATCCGGAAGATGAGTTGATAGGCAAGTCTCCGCGCATCCTGCAGGGGCCCGACACCGATCGGCGAGTCATTGATGATCTAAGTCGCAAGATCCGGGCGGGGGAGTTCTTCGAGGGCAGCACGGTCAACTACCGCAAGGACGGCTCGGCCTACGTTGTCCAGTGGAACATTTCACCCGTTTCCGGTGTCGACGGCTCGATCGTGTCCTACGTCTCGATCCAGCAGGACATCACGGCGCGCTTTGCCGCAGAACGCGAGCGCAGCCTGCTCGCAGAGGCCCTGAACGCGGCGACCGATCCGGTGATCGTCACGGACAAGGACTTCGTGATCGTCTTCGCCAACAGCGCCTTCGGTCGCGAACTTGGACGCCCCGTAAAAGACCTTCTCGGGCGGTCAGCGTTCGAGTTGCGGCCGCGAACCGCCGATGGTTGGGCGGAGCCCCACATCCGACGAGTTCTTAGGCAGGGCAACCCCTATCACGGCGTGGTGTCCTTCGAACTGGCCACGGGGCAACGGCTGCACGTAGACCTCAGCATCTCCAGCCTCATCGGGCATCACGACCCCAACGGTCATTATGTGGCGATCGCGCCGAACATCACCCACATGGTCGAGCAACAGATGGCCTTGCAGGAAATGGCCGATATCGATGCGCTGACCGGACTGCTGAACCGACGCTCCGGACAGGTCGCCCTCGATATCGAAATCCAGCAGGCAGCGGAGTCCAACGCGCCGGTCAGTGTGGCCTTGGGCGATATCGACCACTTCAAGCGGATCAACGACCATCTTGGGCACGCAGTAGGGGACGATGTCCTGCAATCCGTGGCCGCGACGCTTCGCCGCGGCATGAGAAGCAGCGACACTGCCATTCGCTGGGGTGGTGAGGAGTTCCTCATCCTCCTGCCGAACACCCCGCTCGAGGATGCCCTGCCCCTCGCCGACCGGGTCCGTACCTCCGTTGAGAGCAGCCCTCGGATGGCATCACATCCGGTGACGATCTCCTTTGGTGTCGGCCAATGGCGCCCCGGCGAGAGCATCGCGGCTTTCGTCGGGCGCATCGACGCCGCCATGTATTCGGCCAAGTCCGGCGGCCGCAACCAAGTCGTTTCCTCCCCCTGA
- a CDS encoding glycoside hydrolase family 38 N-terminal domain-containing protein: protein MHVTSAESTELFTGPADQPLQVVRVSYRFCSHPTPVRIEGPGLHTVGEVIATPRGRVVEVPVRVSEPVVGERRRAELVVGRSTSEFDFVVAEPGWTMHMVSHFHYDPVWWNTQAAYTSVWTEDPPGACRQTNGFELVNAHLEMARREAEYKFVLAEVDYLKPYWDTNPEDREDLRRLIAQGRVEVMGGTYNEPNTNLTSPETAIRNFVHGIGFQRDVMGADPATAWQLDVFGHDPQFPGMAADAGLTSSSWARGPHHQWGPMAGDGDPERMQFASEFEWMAPSGRGLLTHYMPAHYAAGWWMDSSASLEDAERATYELFAKMKKVALTRNVLLPVGTDYTPPNKWVTEIHRDWNARYTWPRFVCALPSEFFTAVRAELDERGAAPSPQTRDMNPIYTGKDVSYIDTKQANRAAENAVLEAERFAVFAGVLTGATYPEAALAKAWVQLAYGAHHDAITGSESDQVYLDLLTGWRDAWELGREARDTALRLLSSAVDGSAVVWNPLAHNRTDIVTMRFEVPFDGAVVDSDGEAVPVLSEDDGHSISWLARDVPSLGWRSYRFVGGEAASRWEPMPGDGIANEHHRLRVDRARGGGVSSLIADGRELIADGRVGNELAVYDEYSAHPKAGEGPWHLLPKGPVTTSASERATSMQRYRSALGERIVVTGRIRNLLTYKQTVTLWSGLDRVDCRTTIDGFTGADRLLRLRWPCPVPGAMPVSEVGDAVIGRGFGLTHDRGSTRAVDAEKYPSTLDNPAYGWFGLSSMVRVRFTGSGGQARAISVAEVVSPGGETDPLVRELMVALARAGVTATCTTAESARYGDLSVDSNLPDVRISVGGPEVNAFSAAVLGEVTEPAERTWIPAARSLKEVWVPGADLRAVDALPVLVVDVAAVAALIEDLAGAEIHVDQAAPDDLEDFEDRTVAVVNRGVPSFAVDGDGTLHTSLMRSCTGWPSGTWIDPPRRTAPDGSNFQLQHWTHTFDYALACGNGDWRDADIPSRSAEFNHPLLVVAAEHDPSTGGLPPWGALLEIEPARVVALGALKALGNPTAGGSGRRVDANDGIALRLVETRGGAADVVIRSGLRTVSDPQRLDLIEQPLADQRGGLTLHGYEIATFGLQLNLPRVLEATDTTLAPDAEPAQPLYARYWLHNRGPAPLGGLPAVAHLHPHQLAVDPDAPVQLALTAVSDVTDVPLHGKVRLVCPPGWTVETDDLSFMLPPGDFLESIVDVTMPPDTAAGLYPLRAELGVTGSALPASWRQVVEDVCIIGVGATDDRVLRLITDPEPVELAAGETATIGITVATDAYAALTVEAHLISPWGTWEWMGPNIIGAELPARGTVDLVFDVTPPAWLPPGEWWALIRAACAGDLVYSPAVKVVVR, encoded by the coding sequence ATGCACGTCACCTCGGCGGAGTCGACGGAGCTCTTCACCGGACCCGCCGACCAACCGCTCCAAGTGGTTCGGGTGTCCTACCGCTTCTGCTCCCACCCCACGCCGGTACGCATCGAGGGGCCGGGACTGCACACGGTCGGCGAGGTCATCGCGACCCCCCGCGGCCGCGTCGTCGAAGTCCCGGTGCGCGTATCCGAGCCCGTCGTCGGCGAGCGACGGCGCGCCGAGTTGGTCGTCGGTCGAAGCACCTCCGAGTTCGACTTCGTCGTCGCCGAACCCGGGTGGACGATGCACATGGTCAGCCACTTCCATTACGACCCCGTGTGGTGGAACACCCAGGCGGCGTACACCAGCGTCTGGACCGAGGACCCGCCGGGCGCGTGCAGGCAGACCAACGGGTTCGAGCTCGTCAACGCCCACCTCGAAATGGCAAGACGGGAAGCGGAATACAAGTTCGTCCTGGCCGAGGTCGACTATCTGAAACCGTACTGGGACACCAACCCCGAGGACCGCGAGGATCTGCGTCGGCTGATCGCGCAAGGCCGCGTGGAGGTGATGGGCGGTACCTACAACGAGCCCAACACCAACCTCACCAGTCCCGAGACGGCGATTCGGAACTTCGTGCACGGCATCGGCTTTCAGCGCGACGTGATGGGCGCCGACCCGGCCACGGCCTGGCAGCTCGACGTCTTCGGCCACGACCCGCAGTTCCCCGGCATGGCCGCCGATGCGGGGCTGACGTCGAGTTCGTGGGCCCGCGGTCCCCATCATCAGTGGGGCCCGATGGCCGGTGACGGCGACCCCGAACGCATGCAGTTCGCCAGCGAGTTCGAGTGGATGGCACCGTCGGGGCGGGGTCTGCTGACGCACTACATGCCCGCCCACTACGCCGCCGGCTGGTGGATGGACTCGTCGGCCTCGCTCGAGGACGCCGAACGTGCGACCTACGAGCTGTTCGCGAAGATGAAGAAGGTCGCACTGACCCGCAACGTGCTGCTGCCCGTCGGGACCGACTACACGCCACCGAACAAGTGGGTCACCGAGATCCACCGCGACTGGAACGCGCGCTACACCTGGCCGCGATTCGTGTGCGCGCTGCCGAGCGAGTTCTTCACCGCGGTGCGGGCCGAGCTCGACGAGCGTGGTGCGGCACCGTCACCCCAGACCCGCGACATGAATCCCATCTACACCGGCAAGGACGTGTCCTACATCGACACGAAGCAGGCCAACCGCGCGGCGGAGAACGCCGTGCTGGAGGCCGAGCGCTTCGCCGTGTTCGCCGGCGTGCTCACCGGCGCGACATACCCCGAGGCCGCGCTGGCCAAGGCGTGGGTGCAGCTGGCCTACGGCGCACACCACGACGCCATCACCGGGTCGGAGTCCGATCAGGTGTACCTCGACCTGCTGACCGGTTGGCGCGACGCGTGGGAACTCGGACGCGAGGCCCGTGACACCGCGCTGCGCCTGCTGTCCTCGGCGGTAGACGGCTCGGCGGTGGTGTGGAACCCGCTGGCGCACAACCGGACCGACATCGTGACGATGAGGTTCGAGGTGCCGTTCGACGGGGCAGTCGTCGACTCGGACGGTGAAGCGGTACCCGTGCTCAGCGAGGACGACGGGCATTCGATCAGCTGGCTGGCGCGGGACGTCCCGTCACTGGGCTGGCGGTCCTACCGGTTCGTCGGCGGCGAGGCGGCCTCGCGGTGGGAGCCGATGCCGGGTGACGGGATAGCCAACGAGCACCATCGCCTGCGCGTCGACCGGGCCCGCGGCGGCGGAGTGTCCTCGCTGATCGCCGACGGTCGCGAGCTGATCGCGGACGGCCGCGTGGGCAACGAACTCGCCGTCTACGACGAGTATTCGGCGCATCCGAAGGCGGGGGAGGGGCCGTGGCACCTCCTGCCCAAGGGCCCCGTCACGACGTCGGCCAGTGAGCGGGCCACCTCGATGCAGCGCTACCGCAGCGCGCTCGGTGAACGCATCGTCGTCACCGGTCGCATCCGAAACCTGTTGACCTACAAGCAGACTGTCACGTTGTGGAGTGGGCTCGACCGGGTGGACTGCCGTACCACCATCGACGGCTTCACCGGCGCGGACCGGCTGCTGCGGCTGCGGTGGCCCTGTCCCGTGCCGGGCGCCATGCCCGTCAGCGAGGTGGGCGACGCCGTGATCGGCCGAGGATTCGGGCTGACCCACGACCGCGGATCGACCCGGGCGGTCGACGCGGAGAAGTACCCCTCGACGTTGGACAATCCCGCGTACGGCTGGTTCGGGCTGTCATCGATGGTGCGGGTGCGGTTCACCGGCTCCGGCGGGCAGGCCCGGGCGATCTCGGTCGCCGAGGTGGTGTCACCCGGCGGGGAGACCGACCCGTTGGTCCGCGAGCTGATGGTCGCCCTCGCGCGGGCGGGCGTAACCGCCACCTGCACCACCGCGGAGTCGGCCCGCTACGGCGACCTCAGCGTCGACTCGAATCTGCCCGACGTCCGGATCTCCGTCGGCGGCCCCGAGGTCAATGCCTTCAGCGCAGCCGTTCTGGGGGAGGTCACCGAACCCGCTGAGCGCACGTGGATTCCGGCGGCCCGCTCGCTCAAGGAGGTGTGGGTCCCCGGGGCGGACCTGCGCGCCGTCGACGCCCTCCCGGTGTTGGTCGTCGACGTGGCCGCCGTGGCCGCGCTGATCGAGGATCTCGCCGGCGCCGAGATCCACGTCGACCAGGCGGCACCAGACGATCTCGAGGACTTCGAGGATCGCACCGTCGCCGTGGTCAATCGCGGCGTGCCGAGCTTCGCCGTCGACGGTGATGGCACCCTGCACACGTCGCTCATGCGGTCGTGCACGGGCTGGCCGTCCGGCACCTGGATCGACCCGCCGCGACGCACCGCGCCTGACGGCTCGAACTTCCAGCTGCAGCACTGGACGCACACCTTCGACTACGCGCTCGCTTGCGGCAACGGAGACTGGCGCGACGCGGACATCCCCTCGCGCAGCGCCGAATTCAACCATCCGCTCCTGGTGGTCGCCGCCGAGCACGACCCCTCGACTGGCGGCCTGCCCCCGTGGGGCGCCCTCCTGGAGATCGAACCCGCTCGCGTGGTGGCCCTCGGCGCGCTGAAGGCCCTGGGCAACCCGACCGCGGGCGGCAGTGGTCGACGCGTGGACGCGAACGACGGGATCGCGCTGCGACTGGTCGAAACCCGGGGCGGCGCAGCCGACGTCGTGATCCGATCGGGTCTGCGCACCGTCTCCGATCCCCAGCGGCTCGACCTGATCGAGCAGCCGCTCGCCGACCAACGGGGCGGCCTGACCCTGCACGGCTACGAGATTGCCACGTTCGGCCTGCAGCTCAACCTGCCGCGGGTCCTCGAGGCCACCGACACGACACTCGCCCCGGATGCCGAACCGGCGCAACCGCTCTACGCCAGATACTGGCTGCACAATCGCGGACCCGCGCCCCTGGGCGGTCTGCCTGCGGTCGCGCACCTGCACCCGCATCAACTGGCCGTCGACCCCGACGCCCCCGTGCAGCTTGCGCTGACCGCCGTCAGCGACGTCACAGACGTACCGCTGCACGGCAAGGTGCGGCTCGTCTGCCCGCCGGGGTGGACGGTGGAGACGGACGATCTGTCGTTCATGCTGCCGCCGGGGGACTTCCTCGAGTCGATCGTCGACGTGACGATGCCGCCCGATACCGCGGCGGGTCTCTACCCGTTGCGCGCCGAGCTCGGCGTGACCGGCAGCGCACTGCCCGCGTCCTGGCGCCAGGTCGTCGAGGACGTCTGCATCATCGGAGTCGGCGCCACCGACGACCGGGTGCTCCGGCTGATCACCGACCCGGAGCCGGTCGAGCTGGCGGCCGGTGAGACCGCGACGATAGGCATCACCGTCGCCACCGACGCGTACGCCGCCCTGACCGTCGAGGCGCATCTCATCAGCCCGTGGGGGACGTGGGAGTGGATGGGTCCCAACATCATCGGCGCCGAACTGCCGGCCCGCGGCACGGTCGACCTGGTGTTCGACGTCACCCCACCCGCGTGGCTGCCACCCGGCGAGTGGTGGGCGCTGATCCGGGCGGCCTGCGCCGGGGACCTCGTCTACTCACCGGCGGTGAAGGTGGTCGTGCGATGA
- a CDS encoding DinB family protein yields the protein MDPTPRLAEQLDSHWQQQLRPRLDGLTDDEYFWQPVPNCWTVHADGGIDFAHPAPEPAPVTTIAWRLAHVIVGVLAVRAHSHFGGPPAAYETWGYATDAATALRQLDEAYEGWMSGVRRLTAAELERPIGPAEGPWAERPMFDLVLHINREVIHHGAEVALLRDLYVHTTPKEN from the coding sequence ATGGACCCGACACCTCGACTCGCCGAGCAACTCGACTCGCACTGGCAACAGCAGCTCCGCCCCCGCTTGGACGGCCTGACAGACGACGAGTACTTCTGGCAACCGGTGCCGAACTGCTGGACGGTGCACGCGGACGGCGGGATCGACTTCGCGCACCCCGCACCGGAGCCCGCGCCGGTCACCACCATTGCGTGGCGGCTGGCCCACGTGATCGTCGGCGTGCTGGCGGTACGCGCGCACTCCCATTTCGGCGGCCCGCCCGCCGCCTACGAGACGTGGGGCTACGCGACGGATGCCGCGACCGCTCTGCGTCAGCTCGACGAGGCGTACGAGGGCTGGATGTCCGGTGTCCGACGGCTGACGGCCGCCGAACTCGAGCGTCCCATCGGACCGGCCGAGGGGCCGTGGGCGGAGCGGCCGATGTTCGATCTGGTCCTGCACATCAACCGCGAGGTGATCCACCACGGCGCCGAGGTGGCGCTCCTGCGTGACCTGTACGTCCACACCACCCCGAAGGAGAACTGA
- a CDS encoding sugar transferase → MSVLLANVYPAATGEAMKMAIRALKDERPSDPVTESAITRGVLAPFANRMGSLGILIMFCADVVAASIASTVGLMWARDSGLPMPPVWMMACYAPLVIVLFAMRSTYRRSIQKTLIDEFVAVQTTAALAAMLLLGGMELTGVRGDLGATVANVWMVSAVLLPVGRFAAILGKRALRRRHLLQSRTLILGNGEVARHLARRFIENPEYGVLPVGFVDANPPWTRTDEPDGPIPAVGTPATMADAIRDTRAEAVVVAFSTTRDHDLVPAIRTAELAGLTVWVVPRMFDGVCKRSRVDYVGGLPVLVLSNTHPNGWEFAAKHLLDRILATALLGAIAPVFCLIAVAVKVSSPGSVFFRQPRVGRDGVVFDCLKFRSMRPPRDSDARLSLDRGSAPGGVEGTDRRTWIGKFIRSSSLDELPQLINVIEGQMSLVGPRPERPEFVDVFNAQIRRYGERHRVKAGMTGWAQVHGLRGQTSIADRAEWDNFYIENWSLWLDVQILAMTIPAVLRRAE, encoded by the coding sequence ATGAGTGTTCTGCTCGCTAACGTGTACCCTGCGGCAACCGGGGAGGCGATGAAAATGGCGATACGGGCCTTGAAGGACGAACGGCCCAGCGACCCCGTCACTGAATCCGCAATCACACGAGGCGTTCTCGCCCCGTTCGCCAACCGCATGGGTTCACTGGGCATTCTCATAATGTTCTGTGCCGACGTGGTCGCCGCTTCGATCGCGTCGACCGTGGGTTTGATGTGGGCCCGCGACAGCGGACTGCCGATGCCGCCAGTTTGGATGATGGCGTGTTATGCGCCGTTGGTGATCGTATTGTTCGCCATGCGCTCGACCTATCGGCGGTCGATTCAAAAGACCCTGATCGATGAGTTCGTTGCGGTACAAACGACGGCCGCCCTGGCGGCCATGCTGTTGCTCGGCGGAATGGAACTCACCGGAGTACGAGGGGACCTCGGCGCCACGGTCGCCAATGTATGGATGGTTAGCGCCGTGTTGTTACCCGTTGGCAGATTCGCTGCGATTCTCGGTAAACGCGCGCTGCGTCGGCGCCATTTGCTGCAATCGCGGACCTTGATTCTTGGCAACGGGGAAGTCGCCAGGCACCTTGCCAGGCGTTTCATCGAGAACCCGGAGTACGGGGTCCTGCCGGTCGGTTTCGTCGACGCCAACCCCCCGTGGACTCGCACGGACGAGCCCGACGGGCCCATTCCCGCTGTGGGCACACCGGCGACGATGGCCGACGCAATTCGCGACACCCGAGCAGAAGCGGTCGTGGTCGCCTTCTCCACGACACGTGACCACGATTTGGTTCCGGCCATAAGGACTGCCGAACTCGCCGGACTCACGGTGTGGGTGGTGCCGCGCATGTTCGACGGCGTCTGCAAACGCTCCCGTGTTGACTACGTGGGTGGGCTGCCGGTGTTGGTGCTGTCCAACACTCACCCGAATGGCTGGGAATTCGCGGCCAAACACCTCCTCGATCGCATCCTCGCGACCGCCCTACTCGGCGCGATCGCACCGGTCTTCTGTCTGATTGCCGTTGCGGTCAAAGTGTCTTCGCCCGGGTCAGTCTTCTTTCGCCAGCCGCGGGTCGGCCGCGATGGCGTTGTATTCGACTGCCTGAAGTTTCGTTCCATGCGGCCACCGCGAGACTCGGATGCTCGACTCTCGCTTGATCGGGGCAGCGCCCCGGGCGGTGTCGAGGGGACCGACCGGCGTACGTGGATTGGCAAGTTCATCCGCTCGAGTTCGCTAGACGAGCTCCCACAGCTCATCAACGTCATCGAGGGCCAGATGAGCCTGGTCGGCCCGCGCCCCGAGCGTCCCGAGTTCGTCGACGTCTTCAATGCCCAAATCCGGCGCTACGGCGAGCGGCACCGGGTGAAGGCCGGAATGACCGGCTGGGCGCAGGTCCATGGCCTGCGTGGACAGACCTCGATCGCCGACCGCGCCGAATGGGACAACTTCTACATCGAGAATTGGTCGCTATGGCTGGATGTTCAGATCCTCGCGATGACCATCCCCGCGGTGTTGCGCCGCGCCGAGTAG
- a CDS encoding pyridoxamine 5'-phosphate oxidase family protein → MPQGFSDEQIEAYLDSRPGWAILSTIDKDGFPHSVPLGYFRLGRDVVMGVRDRTRKIVNVEGNPNVSILLEDGSSMADIRGVMFQGHARVVREPSEALQLAREGARARGVPETDWPTAPRPGAAYIRVTPVRTLSWDYASSTSDQA, encoded by the coding sequence ATGCCACAAGGATTCAGCGACGAACAAATTGAGGCGTATCTCGATAGCCGCCCCGGCTGGGCGATACTGAGCACCATCGACAAGGATGGATTCCCGCACTCGGTACCCCTGGGATACTTTCGCCTTGGCCGCGACGTCGTCATGGGTGTACGAGACCGGACACGCAAGATCGTCAACGTCGAAGGCAATCCGAACGTGAGCATCTTGCTCGAAGACGGCTCGAGCATGGCAGATATCCGGGGAGTGATGTTTCAAGGTCATGCCCGCGTCGTCCGCGAACCAAGCGAAGCACTCCAGCTCGCGCGAGAAGGTGCCCGGGCACGGGGCGTGCCGGAGACCGATTGGCCCACCGCACCCAGACCGGGCGCCGCCTACATCCGCGTGACACCCGTGAGAACGTTGTCTTGGGATTACGCAAGCTCAACGTCGGACCAGGCTTAG
- a CDS encoding helix-turn-helix transcriptional regulator, with protein sequence MTGGYGNREPTTTGRVLQLLGLLQSRRVWSGDELAARLGVTGRSVRRDVERLRDLGYPVHASKGHGGGYQLGAGAALPPLLLDPDEAVAMAVCLRVAAGGSVAGVGESALRALTKLDQVMPSRLRSQVAAVHDATTTLTTGQSDELVDPDVLMTLARASRDHEHVSAGYVDRDGNTTQRRLEPYQLVTTGRRWYLLCFDRDREDWRSLRLDRMADVVARGSTFRPREAPDAARYVRRAITASPYRYVARVRYQASKEVVAQSFSDASADIEADGPHACIVTAGADDPVRIVPWLALPGVEFEVLEPPEVVAAVREVAERLLRALPRADA encoded by the coding sequence ATGACCGGAGGTTACGGGAATCGAGAACCCACGACCACCGGTCGCGTGCTGCAACTCCTGGGCCTATTGCAGTCACGGCGGGTGTGGTCGGGCGACGAGCTCGCCGCCCGACTCGGCGTGACGGGGCGCAGTGTGCGGCGCGACGTGGAACGCCTTCGCGATCTCGGCTACCCGGTGCATGCGAGCAAGGGGCATGGTGGCGGCTACCAGCTGGGCGCTGGAGCGGCCCTGCCCCCGCTGCTGCTCGACCCCGACGAGGCCGTCGCGATGGCGGTGTGTCTACGGGTGGCGGCCGGTGGCAGCGTGGCGGGCGTCGGCGAGTCCGCGCTGCGGGCCCTGACCAAACTGGATCAGGTGATGCCCTCGCGGCTGCGGTCGCAGGTCGCCGCCGTCCACGACGCGACCACCACGCTCACGACGGGCCAATCGGACGAACTGGTCGACCCCGACGTCCTGATGACGCTGGCGCGGGCCAGCCGCGATCACGAACACGTCAGCGCCGGTTACGTCGACCGCGACGGGAACACCACGCAACGGCGGCTCGAGCCCTACCAGCTGGTCACCACCGGCAGGCGGTGGTACCTGCTCTGCTTCGACCGCGACCGCGAGGATTGGCGCAGTCTGCGGCTGGACCGGATGGCCGACGTGGTGGCGCGCGGGTCCACGTTCAGACCGCGGGAGGCACCCGACGCCGCCCGCTACGTGCGGCGGGCCATCACCGCCTCCCCCTACCGCTACGTCGCGCGGGTCCGGTATCAGGCCTCCAAGGAAGTTGTCGCGCAATCGTTCTCGGACGCGTCCGCCGACATCGAGGCGGACGGCCCGCACGCGTGCATCGTCACCGCGGGCGCCGACGACCCGGTCCGGATCGTGCCCTGGCTGGCGCTGCCCGGCGTCGAGTTCGAGGTGCTCGAGCCGCCCGAGGTCGTCGCCGCAGTGCGGGAGGTGGCCGAGCGCCTCCTCCGCGCCCTACCGCGAGCAGACGCATAA
- a CDS encoding ROK family protein yields the protein MSTLALDIGGTKIAVGLVDPDGNLLHHAQLPTPREDAEAIWAVVERLLAEAMAAAGGAVTGVGISSAGPIDLPSGTISPINITAWQRFPIVDRVAAATGLPVRLGGDGLCMAMGERWRGAGRDAQFMLGMVVSTGIGGGLVLDGAPYDGRTGNAGHVGHVVVELDGALCTCGGHGCVETVASGPHLARWARENGWAAPPGADAKELADAANAGDVTALRAFYRAGYALARMIASVAAVCDLDLVVIGGGVAKSGALLFDPLREALAHYAGLDFIRDLRVVPAELGGNAGLVGAAALFNNAISARKRSLSDG from the coding sequence ATGAGCACCCTGGCGTTGGACATCGGTGGCACCAAGATCGCCGTCGGACTCGTCGACCCCGACGGGAACCTGCTCCACCATGCGCAGCTGCCGACACCCCGCGAGGACGCCGAGGCCATCTGGGCGGTCGTCGAACGGTTGCTCGCCGAGGCGATGGCGGCCGCCGGGGGTGCGGTGACGGGTGTGGGGATTTCATCCGCCGGACCCATCGACCTGCCGAGCGGCACGATCAGCCCCATCAACATCACGGCGTGGCAACGCTTTCCGATCGTCGACCGGGTCGCTGCGGCAACCGGCCTGCCCGTACGGCTCGGCGGGGACGGCCTGTGCATGGCGATGGGTGAACGGTGGCGGGGCGCGGGCCGCGATGCGCAGTTCATGCTTGGCATGGTGGTGTCCACCGGCATCGGTGGCGGGTTGGTCCTCGACGGCGCACCGTATGACGGGCGGACCGGTAACGCCGGGCACGTCGGCCACGTCGTCGTCGAGCTCGACGGTGCGCTGTGCACCTGCGGCGGGCACGGCTGCGTCGAGACCGTCGCGTCGGGCCCGCACTTGGCCCGCTGGGCGCGCGAGAACGGTTGGGCCGCACCGCCAGGAGCCGATGCCAAGGAACTCGCCGACGCGGCCAACGCGGGTGACGTCACTGCGCTTCGCGCCTTCTATCGTGCTGGGTACGCGCTCGCGAGGATGATTGCGTCGGTGGCGGCGGTGTGCGATCTGGACCTGGTGGTCATCGGCGGGGGCGTCGCTAAGTCCGGTGCGCTGCTGTTCGACCCGCTGCGCGAGGCGCTCGCACACTATGCGGGGCTCGACTTCATCAGGGACCTGCGCGTGGTGCCCGCCGAACTCGGTGGCAACGCCGGTCTGGTGGGCGCGGCGGCGCTCTTCAACAACGCGATTTCGGCGCGCAAACGTTCGCTCAGCGACGGTTAG
- a CDS encoding DUF7158 domain-containing protein — translation MSRVVATVGGAEVLASEVDANEDRLRASRLASALPQPGTSEGRQLRRWLTQVLVTTRVVAAESVAASVVADGAPTEDALLPDAAARLEIGSVAASALEDALARALFVHVTSAVRVSDDEIAEYHRRNPFRFGGRAPGSGGWRGRRLEAALEDVRDDITDHLLAAARRREFRRWLDARRAELVHLAPGYEHPGDPRQPDNTHKH, via the coding sequence ATGAGCCGCGTGGTGGCGACGGTCGGTGGCGCGGAGGTGCTCGCCAGCGAGGTCGACGCGAACGAGGACCGGCTGCGGGCCAGCCGGCTGGCCAGTGCCCTGCCGCAACCGGGTACCAGCGAGGGACGTCAGCTGCGGCGCTGGCTCACCCAGGTGCTGGTCACGACGCGGGTGGTGGCCGCCGAGTCCGTGGCCGCGAGTGTGGTGGCCGACGGTGCTCCGACCGAGGACGCGCTGCTGCCCGACGCCGCGGCCCGGCTCGAGATCGGCAGCGTGGCGGCATCGGCCCTCGAGGACGCACTCGCCAGGGCCCTGTTCGTCCACGTCACGTCGGCCGTCCGGGTCAGCGACGACGAGATCGCGGAGTACCACCGCCGCAACCCCTTTCGCTTCGGCGGACGCGCACCCGGTAGCGGCGGCTGGCGCGGCCGTCGCCTCGAGGCCGCCCTCGAGGACGTTCGGGACGACATCACCGACCACCTGCTGGCCGCGGCCCGGCGGCGGGAGTTCCGCCGGTGGCTCGACGCGCGCCGCGCGGAGCTGGTGCACCTGGCGCCGGGGTACGAACATCCGGGTGACCCGCGGCAACCCGACAACACCCACAAGCACTGA